In Salipiger sp. H15, the sequence CGAGCTCATGCGCGGTCTCGGCCACGAGGGCTTCTTCGACCTGCCCGGCTTCGCGGCAGGGGCGATGGCGATCGGCGTCGTCTCGGCGGCGCAGCACGCCGAGGTCTTCCGCGGCGCCTACCGCGCTGTGAACCCCGGCGAGATCGAGGCCGCCTGCGCCATCGGCATGTCGCGCGCCACGATGTTCCGCCGCATCGTGCTGCCGCTGACCGCCCGCCACGCGCTGCCCGGCATGGGCAACGTCTGGCAGATCACCCTGAAGGAAAGCGCACTGGTCTCGGTCACCGGGGTCGTCGAGCTGCTGCGCCAGGCGCAGATCGGCGCCGGCTCGACCCGCCAGCCCTTCTACTTCTTCTTCGCCGCGGCGGTGCTCTTCCTCGTCGTGACCTGGGGCTCGGGGCTGATCCTCGGCCGCGCCGAGCGGCACTTCAACCGCGGGCTGCAGAGGTAACCTCATGGACTTTCCCTTCCTCTGGCAGACCGTGCGCACGCTCTCGGCCGGGATCCCGCTGACGCTGCTGCTGGCCACGCTCTCGGTCTCGATCGGCGTCGTGATCGCCATTGCCATCGCCTCGGCCCGGCTCTGGGGGCCGCTCTGGCTGCAGCGGGCCGCGCGGTTCTACATCTTCGTCTTCCGCGGCACGCCGCTGCTCGTGCAGATGTTCCTGATCTACTACGGGCTCGGCCAGTTCGACGCGGTGCGCAGCAGCCCGCTCTGGCCGGTGCTGCGCGAGCCCTTCTGGTGCGCGATCCTCGCGCTGGCGCTGAACACCGGGGCCTACGGCTCCGAGATCGTGCGCGGCGGGCTGCAGTCGGTCGGCCACGGCCAGCGCGAGGCGGCCATCGCCTGCGGCATGTCGCCCTGGCTCGCCTTCCGCCGCATCGTGCTGCCGCAGGCGGTGCGCCAGGCCCTGCCCGCCTATGGCAACGAGCTGATCCTGCTCTGCAAGGCCACCTCGCTGGCCTCGATGATCACCCTGATGGAGATCACCGGCCTCGCCGCCAAGCTGATCTCGGACACCTACCGGGTGATCGAGGTCTTCGCCGCCGCGGGCACGATCTACCTCGCGATCAACTTCGTGCTGACCCGCATCGTGGCCTTTGCCGACCACCGCCTGACCGCGCATCTGCGCCCGGTCAGCGCTGCCAAGACCGCGACCGACACCCGCCTGACAGGAGCCAAGCCATGACCTCTCCCGCCATCCGCCTGCGCGGCCTGCGCAAATCCTTCGGCGCGAACGAGGTGCTGCGCGGCGTCGATCTCGAGGCGCGGCAGGGCGAGGTGGTCTCGATCCTCGGCTCCTCGGGCTCGGGCAAGTCCACCATGCTGCGCTGCATCAACCTGCTCGAGACGCCCTCGGGCGGCGAGGTCTGGATCGGCGACGAGCGCATCGAGCTGGTCACCGACCGCGCCGGGAAGTCGAAACCCGCCGACCCCGTGAAAGTGCAGAAGCTGCGCGCGCGGGTCGGGATGGTGTTCCAGTCCTTCAACCTCTGGTCGCACAAGACCGTGCTCGAGAACGTCATGGAGGCGCCGGTCCACGTGCTCGGCCGCTCGAAGGACGAGGCGAAGGACGAGGCGCTCGCCTTCCTCGACAAGGTCGGCATCGCCGCCAAGCGCGACGCCTATCCCGCGCAGCTTTCCGGCGGCCAGCAGCAGCGCGCCGCGATCGCCCGCGCGCTGGCCATGCACCCCGACGTGATGCTCTTCGACGAGCCGACCTCGGCGCTCGACCCGGAACTGGTGGGCGAGGTGCTGCGGGTGATGCGCGGCCTCGCCGAGGAGGGCCGTACCATGCTCGTCGTCACCCACGAGATGGGCTTTGCCCGCGACGTCTCGAACCGCGTCGTCTTCCTGCACGAGGGCCAGATCGACTGCGAGGGCAGCCCGGCCGAGCTTTTCGGCGGCGGCGGCTCCGAGCGTTTCCAGCGCTTCGCCACGACCTGACCGGCGCCGCGCCCCGATTAGACCAGCAACAGACCAACCAAAGACCAACAAGGGAATACACAATGAAAAAGACCGTCATCGCCGCTTCGCTCGGCCTTGCCGCCATCGCCGCCAGCGCCGAGGCCAAGGACTGGACCCACGTCACCATCGCCACCGAGGGCGCCTTTGCGCCGTGGAACTTCACCGAGGCTGACGGCACGCTGACCGGCTACGAGGTCGATCTCTACAAGGTGCTCTGCGAGCGGATGGAGGTCGAATGCACCCTCGTCGCGCAGAACTGGGACGGCATCATCCCCGGCCTGCTCGCGGGCAAGTACGACGCGATCATGGCCGGCATGTCGGCCACTGAGAAGCGCGAGGAGGTGATTTCCTTCTCGCAGCCCTACGGCTCCACCGGCCAGACCTTCGGCGTGCTCAAGGGCAGCGATCTCGAGCAGCTGCCGCTGAAGGGCGAGCTCTTCAACCTCGCCAACAACCCCGAGGGTGCGGCCAAGGCGATCGAGGAGATCCGCCCGCTGCTGAAGGGCAAGACCATCGGCGTGCAGAGCTCGGCGATCTCGGCCCGCTTCATGCAGGAGACCTTCGGCGACGAGCTGACCATCCGCGAGTACAAGGCGACCGAGCAGCATGACCTCGACCTGCTGGCCGGGCGCATCGACGCGGTGATCGCTTCGCCCGCCTACCTGATGACGGCCATCGAGGAGCCGGCCAACGCCGAGATGACCATGGCGGGTCCGCGCTTCCAGGGCGGCATCCTCGGCCGCGGCTCCTCGGTCGGCATCCGCAAGGAGGACACCGAGCTGCGCGCGATGTTCGACAAGGCGCTGGACTCGGTGAAGGCCGACGGCACCACCAAGGCGCTGTCCGAGAAGTGGTTCGGCTTCGACGTGACGGTCTACTGACCGGCGCGCCGCACCGCTGGAACGGTGGAAGGGACCCGGGCCGCGCCCGGGTCCCTTTTGCATCTGGCGGCTCTGCGCCCCGTCAGCTGGCCAGCGCCATCGCCGGAGCCACCAGCCGCTCCATCGCCGCCCGCCCCGCCGCGGAGACCGGCGTCAGCGGCAGGCGCAGGCAGTCCGAGATGAGCCCCTCCCGCGCGAGCATGTGCTTGACCGGAGCGGGGCTTGCCTCGACGAACATCGCCTCGGCGAGCGGCACGAGCGCCTCGTGCAATTCCAGCGCCTCGTCCAGCCGGCCCTCGGCCCAGGCCCGGTGCAGCGCGACGCAGAGCTCGGGGCGCCAGTTCGACAGGACCGAGGTCAGCCCGCGCGCGCCGAGCGCGTAGAAGGGCAAGGCCAGCCCGTCATCGCCGCATTGCACGACGAACTCCGGCCCCGCCGCGGCGCGCAGCGCGGTGACCCGCGCCGGATCGCCCCCCGCCTCCTTGATCGCGACGATGTTGGCGTGGCGTTGCGCCAGCACCGCCGCCGTCCCCGGCGCCACCGAGATGCCGGTGCGCCCCGGCACCGAGTATAGCATGACATCGCAGGCCACCGCCTCGGCGACCGCGCCGAAATGCGCGATCAGCCCCTCCTGCGAGGGCTTGTTGTAATAGGGGGTGATCAGCAGCACGCCGTCGGCACCCGCCTCGGCGGCGCGGCGGCTGGCGGCGATGGTGGTCCCGGTCACATTGCAGCCGGTCCCGGCGAGCACGTAGGCCCGCCCCTCGGCGCGGGCCACGGTGCGCTCGATCACCGCGAGCGCCTCGTCCTCGGTCAGCGTCGCCGCCTCGCCGGTGGTGCCCACGGGCACGAGCCCGGCGATGCCCGCCGCGAGCTGCCGGTCGAGCAGGCGGTCGAAGGCGGTCCAGTCGATGCCGCCCTCCAGGGTGAAGGGCGTGACCAGCGCGGTGAAGACACCGTCGAAGCGTTGGGGAACGGTCATTGCAGGCTCCTGAACATGTCGGTTGGAGAATAAAGCCCCGCCGGCCGGCCGATCAGCCAGCGGGCGGCGGCCAGCGCACCGGCCGCATAGGCGGCGCGGGACTGGACGGTGAGGGTGAGGTCGATCCGGCTCACGCCGAGATCGAGGGTGACGGTGTTGATGCCGGGCGTGTCGCCGACCCGGCCGATCTCGGTCTCCGGGCGGCGCGCGGCGGTGGTGAGCGCCCGCACGAGGTCCTGCGTCGTGCCCGAGGGGGCGGGCTTCTTCGCCGCGTTGTAGACCTCGCCGACGATCAGCCCCGCGCCGGGAAGCGCCGCGGCCAGCGCCCGGGCGGCGCTGCGGAACGGCTCGAAGCCGAGCGTGAAGTTGGGCGCGACCAGCAGCGGCCGTTCGACCGCGGCGGCGGCGATGCGGGCGGCGCCCGCCTCGTCGAAGCCGGTCGTGCCGATCACCACGGGCAGCGGGTTTCCGGCAAGCGCGTCAAGCAGCGCGGCGGTCCCCTGCGGAGAGGAGAAGTCGATGACGACCTCCCCCGAGAACCGCGCGCCGGGAAGGTCGCCGCGCCCGCCGATCGCCTCGCCGAGCTGCAGGTCGCCCGCCTCGGCGATCTGCGCCACCAGCGCCGCGCCGACCTTGCCGCGCGCGCCGTGAACCACGACCCGCATCAGTCGATCACCACGCGGGTCTCGGACATCTCGCGCAGCGCGATGCGCACGCCCTCGCGCCCGAGGCCCGAGCTCTTGATGCCGCCGAAGGGCACGTGCTCGGCGCGGAAATCCGGTCCCTCGTTGACCATGATGCCGCCGACCTGCAACCCGCGCGACAGCGCGCGGATCGCCGCGTGGTCATTGCTGAAGATCCCGGCCTGCAGGCCGAACTCCGTGGCGTTGATCTCTTCCATCGCCGCGTCGAGGTCGCGGAACGGGCGGATCGCCAGCACCGGGCCGAAGGTCTCCTCGCCGATCAGCCGCGCGTCGAGGGGCACGTCGTCGATCACCGTCGGGGCGATCAGGTTGCCCTCGCGCGTGCCGCCGGCGAGCAGCCGCGCGCCGAGCGCCTGTGCCTCCTCGAGCCGCAGCATGATCTCGGCCGCCGCGGCGGCGTCGATCACCGGCCCCATCTGGGTCTCTGCCGCGGCCGGATCGCCGAAGCGGTGCCGCGCCACCTTGTCGAGGAGGAGCCCGGTGAACTCCGCCCGCACCGCCTCGTGCACGTAGAGCTTCTTGACCGCGGCGCAGCTCTGCCCGGCGATCTCGTAGCGGTGGCCGACGGCGGTCGCGGCGGCGGCCTCGAGATCGGCGTCGGGCAGCACGAAGAGCGGATCGTTCCCGCCCAGTTCCATCAGGCAGCGCACCAGCCCCGAGGCGCGCTTGAGCGAGAGCCCGGCGACGGGGCCGCCGGTGAAGGACAGAAGGTCGATCGGCGACTGCGCCAGCGCCGTGGCCGCCGCCGCCCCGCCGTGGACGACCTGCACGAGGTCGCGCGGGAAGCCCGCCTCCTCTGCCAGCCGCACCAGCTGCCCGGCGACGAGCGGCGCCTTGGGCGAGGGCTTGACCACCACGGCGTTGCCCGCGGCGATGGCCGGCCCGAGCTTGTGGCAGAGCAGGTTGAGCGGGTAGTTGAACGGGGTGATCGCGGCCACGGTCCCGGTCGGCACGTAGGTGATCACCGCCTGCCGGTTCGCGCCGCCCTCGATCACCGCGCAGTTCAGCACCTCGCCGTCGAGGAAGGACACCGCCTCGCCCGAGAGCCGCAGCGTGTTGACCGCGCGGCGGGCCTCGTTGCGCGCCTCGGTGATCGTCTTGCCCATTTCCGCGCAGATCGTCGCGGCGAGGCTCTCGCGGTCCCGGCTGACCAGATCGGCGAGCCGGTCGAGCAACGCCCGGCGCTCGTAGGGCATGGAGGACCGGAACGCCGCGGCGGCCCGGCGCGCGCGCAGCACGGCGGCGCGGATCTCGCGCTCGGGCGTCTCGGCAACCTGTCCGACGAGCGCGCCGGAATAGGGGTTTCTCACCTCGATCTCGGCGGCGGCGGCGATGTGGGGGGCGGGAATGGTCATGTGGGTTGTCCTTCGGAAGGGTCAGGGGCCGCGTCCCGGTCGGGGGCGGCAGAGAGGAGGTCGGCGATCGCCACGGGCGCGAGCGGCCAGCGGGCGGCACCGGGAGGGGATGCGGGCGGGGCGGCGGGGTCGGCGGCGGTGGCGCGCGCCACCCATTCGCCGCAGAAGCGCCCCTGGCAGGGGCCCATCCCGATGCGGCCGAGAAGGCGCAGCTCGCGCGGTCGCGGGGCATCGCCGAGATCGCGCAGATCGGCGAGCGTACGCCCCTCGCAGCGGCAGAGCACCGTGTCGCCGGGTAGCCCGGCGAGCCGGTCCATGCCGTCATGGGCATAGATCGCGGCAAGCCGCCGCTGCGCCTCCCGCTCGCGGGACAGGGTCTTCGAGCCGATCGGAGCCGGCGCGCCGCCGTCCCTCAGGGCTTGGGCCAGCGCGATGCCGCCGGCGCGTCCCGAGGCAAGCGCGGCGCGGGCGCCGAGCACCTCCGCGCAGTCGCCGAGCGTCAGCACCGGCAGCGCGGCGCAGCCCGTCACGCCAATATCGTTCGGGCGCAGCCCGTCGTGCAGGCCGACGCGGTCCGCGAGGATCCGGCGGGATCCGGCGGGGCCATCGACGATCACCTCGAGCGCGCCGCCTTCCGCCCGGATCTCGCGAACGTCGCTGCGGGTGAGGATCGGGACACGGGCGCGCAGGAGCGTCGCCATGTATCCCGCGGCCTCGCGCAAGTAGGAGAGCGGCAGGCCGAGCCCGAGCCGCACCCGGCCGAAGGGCGCGCCGTTCTCGATGATCGCGACCGGGGGATTTCCGAGCCGCGCCATCTGCGCCGCGACCGCCAGCAGGAGCGGGCCGCTGCCCGCCAGCACGACCCGGCCGCCGGGGGCGCGGGCCTGCGTCTTCAGCTCGATCTGCAGCGCGCCGGCGGTGGTCACGCCGGGCAGCGTCCAGCCGGGCCGGGGCGCACCGCCTCGCGCGCGCCGAGCGCGAGGACGACGGCGGCAGGGCGCATGAGGCGGTTCACTCCGCCGCCCAGCAGTGCGGTGCCGCCGTGGTCGAGCCCGGCGAAGCGCGTCTCGAAGGCCCAGTCGATCGGCAGCGCTTCCGCCTCGGCGATCAGCCGGTCCCAGCGCGCGGCATGCGACGAGATCGCGGCGCGACCGGGCAAGGGCTGGCGATGCACGGCGCCTCCGGCACGCGGCGCGCGGTCGATCACCAGCACCCTCTGGCCCGCCCGGGCAAGCTCGACCGCGGCGCCGACACCGGCAAGCCCCGCGCCGACCACGAGGATCTCGCGTTCAGTCATGGCAGATCTCCTGCGCGCTGCTGTGTTCCGGCGCGACGCGCAGACCCGGGGTGCAGGGGTGAGGCAGGCCTCGGCGCTGCGGCCTGCGACCTCGACGAGGCACATCTGGCACTGGCCGATGCCGCAGAAGACGGCGCGGGCCGTGCCGGTCGGGCCCGGGCCGAACTCGGCGATGCCGGCGCGGCCGAGGGCATGGGCGACGCTCTCGCCCGGCGCGAAGGGCAACGGCTGGCCGCGCCAGTAGAAGATGTCTCCGCTCATCCGGCAGTCTCCCGCACCCGGGCGAACCGATCGGGGGAGAGCGCCGCCATGTCCTCGGCGAGGCCCGCGGTCGGCGGCTGGCCCATCGCCAGCCGGGCGACCTCGCGCCCGATCATGGCCGAGAGGCAGATGCCGTCGCCCTCGAACCCCGTCGCCAGCGTCACGCGCGACTGGCCCGGCGCCGGTCCGACGATCGGCAGCCCGTCGCTGACCGCCGCCCGGACACCGGCAAATGCGCGGATGACGCGGCGCGCCCGCAGCGCGGGCCAGGTCTGCGCGGCACGGCGCATCAGCTTCTGCAGCGTCGCGAAATCGACGCGGCCCGGATCGCCATGCGCCTCGCGGGTCGAGCCGACGAGGTACTGGCCCGTGGTCAGCGGGTCGATCACCACCGGGGGATAGGGAAGCACGTCGGGATTGGTGGTCTTCGCCAGCAGGTAAGCGGCCGAGGTCAGCGCCCCGGGCAATGCGCCGACCGGACCCCGGTCCGTCACGAAGAGCTGGCCCGCGCGCGGCGCGACGGGCATCGCCGGAAAGAGCCCGCGCGTCGACACGCCAAGCGCCGCGACGACCCGCGGGGCGGAGAGCCGCGCCGTGCCGAGATCGACGACGACCCCGCCCCCGGTCTCGTGCAGGGCCTGCACCCGGGCGGGCCAGATCCTGTCGATGCGCCGGTCCTCGAGGTAGCCCGCGACGGCCGCGTAGCCGGGCATATGGCCCTCGCCGCCCAGCTCGACCAGCCGCTCGATGCCCGCGCCGGTGCCGGGAAGCCGGTCCGGGCCGCCGTCGCGGCGCAGGGTCACCGCGCTGCCGAGCGAGTCCAGCTTGGCGATAAGATCGTCGATCGCGCCGCACTCGGCCCCGCCGCTGCCGAAGATGTAGCTCGGGCGCGGATGGTAGCGCCCGGTGAGCGGCCCTCCCGCCGCCAGGTCCCGCGTGTAGAGCAGCGAGGCGGTGGCGAGGCGGGCCAGCGGCCCGGGCTTCTTGGACGCCACGGACACCGCGCCGTCGGAGGCGCCGGAAGCCGCGGCCGCCGGTCCCTCCGCGTCGACCAGCGCGACGCGGAGCCCCGCCCGTGACAGGTGCCACGCGCTCGACGCCCCGACGACGCCGGCGCCCAGCACGATCGCATCATATCGGCCCAGATCGTCCAAGTTTCTCTCCTGACCCTGAAATCCTGCGATCAGGCTAGGAGAGCGCCAGCGCGGCCACGACATAAAGATACGTCGGTCACTTACAAATATTCTTGAAATAGGACGGCGGTGCGCCGTCTATTCGCGGCACGATACAAATCACCCCGGAACACCTCCAACCTTATTAGGAAGTGACCCAACTGATCTTGTATTGAACGGCGACCGGAAACGGGCTGACCTGAGGCGGCAGTCCCGAGGCCGACGATGTCTTCCGGCGAGGGGACCCGGACAAGAACCAGAACAAATTCCAGCACGGAGCGTGACATGACTTTTCTGAAATCCCTCGCCGGCGGCCTCATGGCCGCGGCGCTCTCCCTCGGCGTGGCCGCCGGTGCCGCGCAGGCCCAGGACACCTCGGTCGTCGAGCAGATCCGCGACCGCGGCACCCTGCGGATCGCCGGCATCCTCAACGAGGACCCGTATTTCTCGAAGGACCCCCGCACCGGCGAGTGGCGCGGCTTCGCCATCGAGATGGGCCGCGACATGGCGGCGACGCTCGGCGTCGAGCTCGAGGTCGTCGAGTCGAGCTGGGCCAACTCGGTGCTCGACGTGCAGTCGGGCAAGGTCGACCTCGCCTTCGCGCTGACCGCCCTGCCGACCCGGTCGCTGTCGGTCAGCTTCTCCAACCCGACCTACTACAACTCCTTCGTGATGATCTCGCCCAAGGAGGAGCTGAAGGGCCTCGGCTGGTCCGAGCTGAACGACCCGAAATACACGATCGCGGTCGACCTCGGCTCGGCGCAGGACCTGATCACCCAGCAATACCTGCCGAAGGCCACCGTGCTGCGCTTCAAGACCCGCGACGAGGCGGTGCTGGCGTTGACCACCGGCAAGGCCGACGCGGTGATCAACACCGCGCTCAACGGCATGGTGATGACCAAGAAGAACGCCGCCCTCGGCAAGGTCTTCATTCCCCAGCCGGTGCTCTCCTCGCCCTCGGTGATCGGCATGAACCTCGGCGCGGATCCGACCTGGAAGGGCTTCGTCTCGGCCTGGGCCGACTACAACCGCCGCGTCGGCAACAACCAGTCCTGGATCCTGAAGGGGCTCGAGCCCTTCGGCTTCACGCGCGACGACCTGCCCGAAGGCTTCGACGTCAACGGCTGACCCCTCCTTGCGGAAGGCCCGTGCGGCCTTCCGCCCCTTCCCGCGCGCCTGAGGCGCCAGACTTCCCATGCAGGAGACGCACCGCATGTATCACTGGGACTTCTACACGGTCCTGCAGTCCTTCGATCTGTTCCTGATGGGGATCTGGACGACCTTCCTCTACACCGTCGGATCGATCTCGATCGGCATCGTGGTTGGGCTTGCAACCTGTTTCGCGCGCATGTCGCCCCGGGCGCCGCTCCGACTGGTCGCCCGCGCCTACCAGGAGCTGTTCCGCTGCACGCCACTGCTGGTGCAGATCCTGTGGGCCTATTACGCGCTGCCGATGGTGCTCGGGATCTCGATCTCGAACACGATGGCCGGGCTGCTCATGCTCTCGCTCTACGTCGGCTCGTTCTACGCCGAGATCTTCCGGGGCGGCATCCTCGCCATCGACAAGGGCCAGCGCGAGGCCGCCCACGCGGTCGGCATGTCCGGCGGCCAGGCGATGCGCCACATCATCCTGCCGCAGGCGGTGAAGAAGATGCTGCCCGCCTTCATCAACCAGTCGGTGGTGCAGGTGAAGAACACTTCGCTGCTCTACGCGATCTCGATCGCCGAACTCACCTACATGACCTCGGTCGTGAACTCCGAAACCTATCGTCCGCTCGAAGCCTATTCGCTGGCAGCCGTGCTCTACTTCGTGATGCTCTTCCCGCTCACCCAGGTGGCCGACTACTTCGAGCGCCGGATGCGCCGCAGTGACTGAGGAGCGTGCCATGACCCAATCCCACGACCCCGTCATCCGCCTGCGCGGCCTGCGCAAGAAATTCGGCAGGCTGGAGGTGCTCAAGGGGATCGACCTCGACCTGCATCGCGGCGAGGTGCTGAGCGTGATCGGCCCCTCGGGCTCGGGCAAGTCGACGCTGATCCGCTGCCTGAACCTGATGGAGGAGCCGAGCAGCGGCGAGTTCAGCTTCAAGGGGCGCGCGGTCTCGCCGAGGTTCCGGGTGAAGGAGCCGGGCATCGGCGCGGGCGAGCTGCGCCGCCGCGTCGGCATGGTGTTCCAGCATTTCAACCTGTTCCCGCACCTGACCGTCCTCGAGAACATCACCAAGGGCCCCTGCATCGTGCTGCGCGAGGACCGCAGGGCGGCGGAGGAGCACGCGCTTTCGCTGCTGGCCGAGGTCGGGCTTGCCGACAAGGCGCAAGCCTATCCCGCGCATCTCTCGGGCGGGCAGAAGCAGCGCGTGGCGATCGCCCGGGCGCTGGCACTGCGCCCCGAGGTGATGCTCTTCGACGAGCCCACCTCGGCGCTCGATCCCGAGCTGGTCGGCGAGGTGCTGGCGGTGGTGCGGCGCCTGGCCGAGGGCGGCATGACCATGGTCCTCGTCACCCACGAGATGGGTTTCGCCGCCGATGTCGCGAGCCGCGTCCTCTTCATGGAAAGCGGCATGGTCGCCGAGGCGGGCAGCCCGGACGAGATCCTGCGCGCGCCGAAATCCGAACGTCTGCAGGGCTTTCTCGCCCGCTTCCACGCCTGAGGCCGCCAATGGAAAAGCTTGTCATCCTCGGGGCCGGGCGGATCGGGCGGCGCATCGCCGAGCTCGTCTCCTCGCGCGCACGGCCGGTGCTGGTCGATCACGACACGGCAAAGCTCGATGCCGCCGAGGCAAGGGGGCTGGCGGTCGCACCCCTGCCCTTCGACCTGCCGCGCGACTGGCTGCGGCGCGAGCTGGCGGGCGCCTCGGCGCTGGTCGCGGTCGACCCGTTCCTGCCCCCGTCCGAGCTGGTCCGCCTCTGTTGCGAGGCCGGTTGCCACTACCTCGACCTGCAGGAGCGCGACGACGCGGCGCGCGACGTCGCGATCGCCGCCGAGGGCGCACCCGCCGCGCTGCGCTTCGTCCCGGGCTGCGGGCTGGCGCCGGGCTTCGTCACCGCCCTGCTGGCGGAGGAGATCGCCCGCTCCCCGGCCAGCGCCGAGATCACCGCCTATGTCGGGGTGCTGCCGCTGCACCCGGCGAACCGGCTCGGCTATGCCGACATCTGGGGCGTGTCCGGGCTGATCCAGGAATACACCCGCCCGGTGCTCGAGCTGCGGGACGGCGCGCTGGCGCAGGGCGCGCCGCTCGGCGGGCTGGAGACGCTCACGCTCGACGGGATCGCGCTCGAGGCCTTCAGCACGGCGGGCAGCATCGACGCGCTGGCCCGGCGGCACGAGGGCGCGCTGCGCGGGCTGGCGTTCAAGACCCTGCGCTACCCGGGGCATTGCGACTACATGCTCTTCCTGCTCGACGATCTGGGCCTGCGGCAGCAGCTGCGGCGCCTGTCGAGCCTGCTGATGACCTCGCTTCCCGCGACCGAGGCGGACCGGGTGACGATCGCGCTGCGCATCGTCGAGACGCCCGGCGCGGAGCCGCGGTGGCGCAGCTGGCACCATCTTGCCGCGCCCGGCCCGGACGGCGAGCTGCGCTCGGCCATGGCGACGCTGGCGGCGGCGCACGTAATCGCCACGTGGGACCACCTGCGCACGGCGCCCGGAGAGGTGCCGGTGCTCATGCCGGGCGACGTGCCGCTCGCGCGCTTGCAGCAGAGCCCGGCCTTTGCTTTTCTGGCCCCCGAGGCGGCGGCAGCCAGCCGGTCGGCCTGAGGGAGCGCGATGGCGGAACGGGAATTCAACGACGGTCCTGTGGGCTCGACCCGGCGCCAGCCGAAGGTCGACATCGCGCTGCTGCAGACCTTTCACCTCGTGGCGCGGACCGGCTCGTTCTCGGCAGCCGCGCGCGAGCTAAACCTCTCGTACCAGTCCGCCGCCAACCACGTGCGGCGGCTCGAGCAGATGTATGGCGCAAGGCTGATCGAGACCGAGCAGGGCTCGCGCCGCATCACCCTAACCGCGCAGGGCAAGGCGCTTCACGCCTCGCTCGGCGAGGAACTGGACACCATCCTGTCGCGGATCTCGGTGCTGCTGCACGACGTGCGCTCGGTG encodes:
- a CDS encoding FAD-dependent oxidoreductase, with protein sequence MDDLGRYDAIVLGAGVVGASSAWHLSRAGLRVALVDAEGPAAAASGASDGAVSVASKKPGPLARLATASLLYTRDLAAGGPLTGRYHPRPSYIFGSGGAECGAIDDLIAKLDSLGSAVTLRRDGGPDRLPGTGAGIERLVELGGEGHMPGYAAVAGYLEDRRIDRIWPARVQALHETGGGVVVDLGTARLSAPRVVAALGVSTRGLFPAMPVAPRAGQLFVTDRGPVGALPGALTSAAYLLAKTTNPDVLPYPPVVIDPLTTGQYLVGSTREAHGDPGRVDFATLQKLMRRAAQTWPALRARRVIRAFAGVRAAVSDGLPIVGPAPGQSRVTLATGFEGDGICLSAMIGREVARLAMGQPPTAGLAEDMAALSPDRFARVRETAG
- a CDS encoding transporter substrate-binding domain-containing protein — encoded protein: MTFLKSLAGGLMAAALSLGVAAGAAQAQDTSVVEQIRDRGTLRIAGILNEDPYFSKDPRTGEWRGFAIEMGRDMAATLGVELEVVESSWANSVLDVQSGKVDLAFALTALPTRSLSVSFSNPTYYNSFVMISPKEELKGLGWSELNDPKYTIAVDLGSAQDLITQQYLPKATVLRFKTRDEAVLALTTGKADAVINTALNGMVMTKKNAALGKVFIPQPVLSSPSVIGMNLGADPTWKGFVSAWADYNRRVGNNQSWILKGLEPFGFTRDDLPEGFDVNG
- a CDS encoding amino acid ABC transporter permease produces the protein MYHWDFYTVLQSFDLFLMGIWTTFLYTVGSISIGIVVGLATCFARMSPRAPLRLVARAYQELFRCTPLLVQILWAYYALPMVLGISISNTMAGLLMLSLYVGSFYAEIFRGGILAIDKGQREAAHAVGMSGGQAMRHIILPQAVKKMLPAFINQSVVQVKNTSLLYAISIAELTYMTSVVNSETYRPLEAYSLAAVLYFVMLFPLTQVADYFERRMRRSD
- a CDS encoding amino acid ABC transporter ATP-binding protein, which translates into the protein MTQSHDPVIRLRGLRKKFGRLEVLKGIDLDLHRGEVLSVIGPSGSGKSTLIRCLNLMEEPSSGEFSFKGRAVSPRFRVKEPGIGAGELRRRVGMVFQHFNLFPHLTVLENITKGPCIVLREDRRAAEEHALSLLAEVGLADKAQAYPAHLSGGQKQRVAIARALALRPEVMLFDEPTSALDPELVGEVLAVVRRLAEGGMTMVLVTHEMGFAADVASRVLFMESGMVAEAGSPDEILRAPKSERLQGFLARFHA
- a CDS encoding saccharopine dehydrogenase C-terminal domain-containing protein; translation: MEKLVILGAGRIGRRIAELVSSRARPVLVDHDTAKLDAAEARGLAVAPLPFDLPRDWLRRELAGASALVAVDPFLPPSELVRLCCEAGCHYLDLQERDDAARDVAIAAEGAPAALRFVPGCGLAPGFVTALLAEEIARSPASAEITAYVGVLPLHPANRLGYADIWGVSGLIQEYTRPVLELRDGALAQGAPLGGLETLTLDGIALEAFSTAGSIDALARRHEGALRGLAFKTLRYPGHCDYMLFLLDDLGLRQQLRRLSSLLMTSLPATEADRVTIALRIVETPGAEPRWRSWHHLAAPGPDGELRSAMATLAAAHVIATWDHLRTAPGEVPVLMPGDVPLARLQQSPAFAFLAPEAAAASRSA